A segment of the Aureliella helgolandensis genome:
CTCCCCACACGCAGCACTTCACACGGCTCGTCGTTCCTCTAAACCTGCCCTCGCTGGTTACCCCTCAAAATGACGCTACAGCAATGGATAGAGGAAACTAGTGTGCAATACGAATATGGCATGTATAGTGAAAAAGCTTATCGGTTAGATGGTCCACCAGGGGGATGATCGACGCGTTCTGATAATCCAAATGCACCACGACCAGGTCACCCGGGCTGTTCGTTCCATCACTCCACACTACCTCGAGTTCCACCTTGCTAGGATCCACCATGGTCAGAGCGCGTCTGGCCGCGTTGGCTACCGAGTTGTTGGCCTCGGCGTTGCACTGAATCGTTGCGGGACCGAGAGTATTGGCTCCGCTGCTCAAGTCGCCTGAAACGGAGACTAGCCTGGAGACATTTTGACAGGCTTCGGTCAGCGAGTTCACGCGCACAACGAGCAGCGAGAGCTCTAGAAAGCTCATCACAATCAGGAGCACGACTGACAATACAATCGAACTCTCAACGATGGTGGTTCCACGTCGCAACTTTTGTCGAATTCTACATTGGCTGCTCATTGTCATTCTTTCTCTCGACCGTAACGCGTCGGGTGACGTCAGTACTGAACAAACTCGCGGTGCAAGATGCTGCTCATCGGCGTTTTCAACTGGTGTCTAATCTACCGATAGCGCTGGACCACTAGAGAGCGTTCGATCGTAACGTCCTCGAATAGACCACCCCATGAGAATAGGATGGGGACGACACAGCTTGCTTGGATTCGCGTCGTATGTGAATTACCGCTGCCTAGTGAGATCGTGGGAACAACTTCGAGTTGCTCGACTTCACTTCGCACCGTGTCGGTAAAGATGGTGGTGACTTGATTGGCAATTTCGCTGGAGACTGCTGCTTGGGAATCACTCGTCACGCCGCGAGTCGCAACGTAGTCTGCCCCCATCCGTACTGAGTTGCCGAGGACCAGCGAGACGTGCAGCATGCGTCCCAGGTCGATGGAGGTAACTGCGGTACCGATGATGATTGGCAGTAGCAATGCGAGTTCAGTGGCCGCCACACCGCAGCGGCCTTTGCGTCTGGAGTTATGGGAATTCCCTCCGGAAGGAGTCCGCCGAGTCTTAGTTGCCTGCATTGGAGAAACTCTCGTAGATGGTGATTGCAGCGGGAGCAGCCAAGACCATGAAGACTGCGGGGAAGATAAAGATCAAGGTCGGTAGCAGGATTTTGACCGAAGCCTTCTGGGCGGCTTCCTCGGCCCTCAATTCACGCTGGGAACGCAGGCGATCGGAAAGCTCACGCATGGCACTGCCTAGGGTGGCACCAAACTTTTGGGATTGCCGAACGAAAGTACTGAACGCCAACAGGTCCTCTAGGTTGGTACGCGCGGCAAGATCGTCGATCGATTTTTCGAGCGTGGCGCCCAATTGCATATCGCGATCGCAACGCTGAAACTCCTCCGATAGTTCGGGGTGCGCAGGCTTGAGTTCTTCGCTCACGATGGAGATCATGGATTGGAGAGACACTCCCGACTCGATGCACGTGACAAATAGATCTAAGAAATCCGACATGGAATTGCGGAGTAGTTGATGTCGCTCCAAAATGCAATTTCTCAGCCACAGCGTGGGGAGTACAAAACCGATCAGAGACCCCACCCCACAGACGGCGATGGCTTGCTGGAAATTGAGAGTTCCAGACCAGACGACCAAGGGGAGGCAGACAAGCGGAAAGGTAATGGCCAACAAGCGAGCCAGAAAGAAGCCGACCAACGCGCTACGCTTGTACATTCCCGCATAACCGAGTTGATCGCTGAATCGAGTGGCCACCTGAGGTTGTTGGGGCAGGATGTAACCAGCTAAGCTCGCGTTCATGTAGTCGTGGAGCGCACCGAGCGAGGATTGTCCATCGCTGGGATCGCGACCCTCCAACTTCCTCAGTCGCTGACTGACCTTCCCATGAGAGCTTTGCACCGCATAGGTGCCGAGGAACAGCACGAAGGCTACCGCACCCATAAATGCAACCAAGGCAATCATGTATTGTGATTCGAATGTACCAAGCATCAATTTCTCCTAGAATCGTACGTTGACGATTTGACGAATCATTAGGGTGCCAATGATTTGTGATGTGGCCATGCCCATCAACAAATAGGGCCTATCCAGCAGTACGGCAAGATAGTTTGGCTCAACAAAATAGACGCCAATGAAAGCCAGGATAGGTAAAGCGGTTAAAACGTTGGCTTGCATTCGCCCCTCTCCAGTGATCGCTCGAACGCGAGCGTTGAACATCTCTCGCTTGCGCATGGCGACTGCCAAGCGATTATTGACTTCCGCTAGATTCCCACCGAGTTGATGGTTGAGGATCAACGCCGTGGAGAAAATTCGCATTTCGATCAAACCGGTTCGATTGGCTAGATCACGCAGGGCCGTCGCAAACGGTACCCCCAAATGTTGCTGTTCAGAACAGTAGGCGAATTCCTCGGAAATGGGCGCGGGGAACTCTGTTGCAACCGTGTGAAATGCCGTTGGCACCGATTGGGCAGCACGCAACGCACGGCTGATCAATTCGAACGCATCTGGCAGTTGTTTGCGAAGCTTCGTTCTACGCTGCTTGACCTTGAACATCAAATAGAAGATCGGCAAGATGGATGCAGCAATGGAAATGGCCATGGAGATTAACAGGTCCCCGCTCAGTACTACTCCCAGACAAGCCGCCAGCAGCCCCGCTAGTAAGCAGATTCCCAGCAACTGCGTCACTTGGATACGCACGCCTGATTTGGTAATCAGAGTCGCCAGATTGCCGGTAGAGTTGAGGCGATTCATGACGGCTTGCAGGATAAATTGATCTCGCTGCAACGTCTCTTCGGAGGCTGCAAAGGCGGACGGGCCCTGCGGCTGGAATTTGCGTCTCAATCGCTCCGAAGTAACCCATCGGCGACGATAGACCAAGTCGTACGCAAAGCTGCCTACGCACAATATGCCAAAAACAACGCAAGCGAAAACAGCTGCGGAGGTAACAGATCCTGTCACGGGAAACTCCTTACTTTAGATGCTTTGAGCCGGTGGAGTAGCGAACGGCATATCGCCGCAGAATGCCTTGACTTTGTTCAATATTTTGGGTGGTTGGTTGTGACGTTTGAAGTGACCATTGAATCGCTTGGCCGAATCATCCCAATGCTCGTCGTACGAGAAAATGTCGGTGAGTTCGATGATTCCATTGACGCAGTCAGCTACTTCCGAGATTTGGACCACTTTGCGTCGCCCATCCTCGGCTCGGGCGAGTTGGACGATAATCTGAACTGCAGAAGCGATCTGTCGAGCGATCTGACCTTCGGACAGTTGGAAGCCTGTGAGGCCGACCAGCATTTCGAGGCGTGAAACTGCGTCGCGAGTACTGTTGGCATGCAAGGTTCCAAGACTACCTGAGTGTCCCGTGTTCATGGCTTGCAACATATCGAACGCCTCTGCACCTCGGCATTCACCGAGAATGATGCGATCGGGGCGCATCCGCAAGGCATTCCGCAGGAGATCGCGAGCATTGACTTCCCCAGTTCCCTCCAGGCTGGGTGGTCGAGCTTCCAGTCTCGCAACATGTGGTTGCTTCAGCTGTAGTTCGGCAGTGTCTTCGATCGTGACAATGCGCTCGTTGGGGGGGATAAAGGACGAAAGGATGTTCAGGAAGGTGGTCTTGCCTGTGCCTGTGCCACCCGTGATCAAGATGTTTGCTTTGGCGC
Coding sequences within it:
- a CDS encoding TadE/TadG family type IV pilus assembly protein yields the protein MSSQCRIRQKLRRGTTIVESSIVLSVVLLIVMSFLELSLLVVRVNSLTEACQNVSRLVSVSGDLSSGANTLGPATIQCNAEANNSVANAARRALTMVDPSKVELEVVWSDGTNSPGDLVVVHLDYQNASIIPLVDHLTDKLFHYTCHIRIAH
- a CDS encoding TadE/TadG family type IV pilus assembly protein, translated to MQATKTRRTPSGGNSHNSRRKGRCGVAATELALLLPIIIGTAVTSIDLGRMLHVSLVLGNSVRMGADYVATRGVTSDSQAAVSSEIANQVTTIFTDTVRSEVEQLEVVPTISLGSGNSHTTRIQASCVVPILFSWGGLFEDVTIERSLVVQRYR
- a CDS encoding type II secretion system F family protein, which codes for MLGTFESQYMIALVAFMGAVAFVLFLGTYAVQSSHGKVSQRLRKLEGRDPSDGQSSLGALHDYMNASLAGYILPQQPQVATRFSDQLGYAGMYKRSALVGFFLARLLAITFPLVCLPLVVWSGTLNFQQAIAVCGVGSLIGFVLPTLWLRNCILERHQLLRNSMSDFLDLFVTCIESGVSLQSMISIVSEELKPAHPELSEEFQRCDRDMQLGATLEKSIDDLAARTNLEDLLAFSTFVRQSQKFGATLGSAMRELSDRLRSQRELRAEEAAQKASVKILLPTLIFIFPAVFMVLAAPAAITIYESFSNAGN
- a CDS encoding type II secretion system F family protein is translated as MTGSVTSAAVFACVVFGILCVGSFAYDLVYRRRWVTSERLRRKFQPQGPSAFAASEETLQRDQFILQAVMNRLNSTGNLATLITKSGVRIQVTQLLGICLLAGLLAACLGVVLSGDLLISMAISIAASILPIFYLMFKVKQRRTKLRKQLPDAFELISRALRAAQSVPTAFHTVATEFPAPISEEFAYCSEQQHLGVPFATALRDLANRTGLIEMRIFSTALILNHQLGGNLAEVNNRLAVAMRKREMFNARVRAITGEGRMQANVLTALPILAFIGVYFVEPNYLAVLLDRPYLLMGMATSQIIGTLMIRQIVNVRF
- a CDS encoding CpaF family protein — encoded protein: MLIKSLDRGLVQKLTDSELRVVLQRSAEEICRGCSEILSPVERIALVEELVDETLGFGPLERLLRDPSISDILINGPDNVFIEENGVLRESHVKFHSNEHLLTILQRIVGKVGRRVDESSPMVDARLPDGSRVNAIISPLAIDGALVSIRRFRPDAITAQELLQSDALTNEMLTFLAACVRAKANILITGGTGTGKTTFLNILSSFIPPNERIVTIEDTAELQLKQPHVARLEARPPSLEGTGEVNARDLLRNALRMRPDRIILGECRGAEAFDMLQAMNTGHSGSLGTLHANSTRDAVSRLEMLVGLTGFQLSEGQIARQIASAVQIIVQLARAEDGRRKVVQISEVADCVNGIIELTDIFSYDEHWDDSAKRFNGHFKRHNQPPKILNKVKAFCGDMPFATPPAQSI